From one Nonomuraea polychroma genomic stretch:
- the rimM gene encoding ribosome maturation factor RimM (Essential for efficient processing of 16S rRNA) — protein sequence MQLVVGRIGRPHGVRGEVTVEVLTDDPERRFAVGTSITTDPADTGPLVVAGRRWHKDILLVSFEGVSDRDVAEELRGTMLVIDSAEVEPLDDPDEFHDHQLIGLAVETVAGDPVGEITDVLHHGQDLLVVRRKGADEALIPFVKALVPEVDLEGGRLVVDPPEGLL from the coding sequence CCGGATAGGCCGTCCGCACGGGGTACGCGGTGAAGTGACCGTAGAGGTGCTTACCGACGATCCGGAGCGGCGCTTCGCCGTCGGCACGTCGATCACGACCGACCCCGCCGACACAGGGCCGCTCGTCGTCGCCGGCCGCCGCTGGCACAAGGACATCCTGCTGGTGTCGTTCGAGGGCGTCAGCGACCGCGATGTGGCCGAGGAACTGCGGGGCACCATGCTGGTCATCGACTCGGCCGAAGTGGAGCCGCTCGACGACCCCGACGAGTTCCACGACCACCAACTCATCGGCCTGGCGGTGGAGACCGTCGCCGGCGACCCGGTGGGCGAGATCACCGACGTCCTGCACCACGGGCAGGACCTGCTGGTCGTCCGCAGGAAGGGCGCCGACGAGGCGCTCATCCCGTTCGTGAAGGCCCTGGTGCCGGAGGTGGACCTGGAGGGCGGGCGGCTGGTCGTCGATCCGCCGGAGGGTCTGCTGTGA
- the trmD gene encoding tRNA (guanosine(37)-N1)-methyltransferase TrmD codes for MRLDIISIFPEYFTPLDVSLIGKARERGTLDVRVHQLRDWTHDVHKTVDDTPYGGGPGMVMKPEVWGEAIDAVIGDGTPRMIVPTPSGRPFTQELAQELAEEPWLLFACGRYEGIDARVMAEYATRLRVDEVSIGDYVLAGGEVAVLVMVEAIGRLLPGVLGNAQSAVDDSFAPGSMRNLVEGPVYTKPPVWRGHEVPAVLMSGHHGKVARWRRDEALRRTVQNRPELAAALDPGTLDKHDRKLLEELSFRVEPEDMAN; via the coding sequence ATGCGGCTCGACATCATCTCGATCTTCCCTGAATACTTCACGCCTCTGGACGTGTCGCTGATCGGCAAGGCACGGGAGCGGGGCACGCTCGACGTACGCGTGCACCAGCTGCGCGACTGGACGCACGACGTGCACAAGACCGTCGACGACACGCCGTACGGCGGCGGACCCGGCATGGTCATGAAGCCCGAGGTGTGGGGCGAGGCCATCGACGCGGTGATCGGAGACGGCACGCCGCGGATGATCGTCCCGACGCCGAGCGGGCGGCCGTTCACCCAGGAGCTCGCGCAGGAGCTGGCGGAGGAGCCGTGGCTGCTGTTCGCGTGCGGGCGCTACGAGGGCATCGACGCGCGGGTGATGGCTGAATACGCCACGCGGCTGCGCGTGGACGAGGTCAGCATCGGCGACTACGTGCTGGCCGGCGGCGAGGTCGCGGTGCTGGTCATGGTGGAGGCCATCGGCAGGCTGCTGCCCGGCGTGCTGGGCAACGCCCAGTCGGCCGTGGACGACTCCTTCGCGCCCGGGTCCATGCGTAACCTGGTCGAGGGCCCCGTCTACACCAAGCCGCCCGTCTGGCGGGGGCACGAGGTGCCTGCCGTGTTGATGTCCGGCCACCATGGGAAGGTGGCCAGGTGGCGCCGGGACGAGGCGCTGCGCCGTACCGTGCAGAACCGGCCCGAGCTGGCGGCGGCGCTCGACCCCGGCACGCTCGACAAGCACGACAGGAAGCTCCTGGAGGAGCTCTCGTTTCGCGTAGAGCCGGAAGATATGGCAAACTGA
- the rplS gene encoding 50S ribosomal protein L19 has product MHTKIQELEKATLRSDVPGFRPGDTLEVHVRVVEGNRSRIQVFKGFVLRRQGSGARETFTVRKVSYGVGVERTFPVHSPVIEKITLVTRGDVRRAKLYYMRDLRGKAARIREKRETTAAK; this is encoded by the coding sequence ATGCACACGAAGATCCAGGAGCTCGAGAAGGCGACCCTGCGCAGCGACGTGCCGGGTTTCCGCCCCGGTGACACGCTCGAGGTTCACGTACGAGTCGTCGAAGGCAACCGCTCCCGTATCCAGGTCTTCAAGGGCTTCGTGCTGCGCCGGCAGGGCAGCGGCGCCCGCGAGACCTTCACGGTCCGCAAGGTCAGCTACGGCGTCGGCGTCGAGCGCACCTTCCCCGTGCACAGCCCGGTCATCGAGAAGATCACGCTCGTGACCCGCGGCGACGTGCGCCGGGCCAAGCTCTACTACATGCGCGACCTGCGCGGCAAGGCCGCCCGCATTCGCGAGAAGCGCGAGACGACGGCCGCGAAGTAG
- the lepB gene encoding signal peptidase I: MTSESQEYGAARRPVEDEVDVVAEETQKPAKGEKRDKEKKGSFWKELPVLVVVALVLALIIKTFVVQAFYIPSESMENTLLKNDRVLVNKLVYHTRDIERGDVVVFSGVDSWDGEFQMEEPSNAVAAFFQWVGTAFGLIPGEKDYIKRVIGIGGDHVKCCDSKGRITVNGTPIDEESYLYPGNVPSDKFFDITVPQGRLWVMGDHRSVSLDSRSHTGDPGGGSIPEGQVIGRAFVIVWPFDRASVIDIPATFAQPALQALGGSVPMLAGFGLAVPLVLVRRRWLRRRR, translated from the coding sequence ATGACTAGCGAGAGCCAGGAGTACGGCGCGGCGCGCCGCCCTGTCGAGGACGAGGTGGACGTGGTCGCCGAAGAGACTCAGAAGCCTGCCAAGGGCGAAAAACGCGATAAGGAGAAGAAAGGGTCGTTCTGGAAAGAGCTTCCCGTTCTTGTCGTCGTAGCCCTGGTGCTGGCACTGATCATCAAGACGTTTGTGGTCCAGGCCTTCTACATCCCGTCGGAGTCGATGGAGAACACCCTGCTGAAGAACGACAGGGTCCTGGTCAACAAGCTCGTCTACCACACGCGTGACATCGAGCGTGGCGACGTGGTGGTCTTCTCGGGCGTCGACTCCTGGGACGGTGAGTTCCAGATGGAAGAGCCGTCCAACGCCGTCGCGGCGTTCTTCCAGTGGGTCGGCACGGCGTTCGGCCTCATCCCCGGTGAGAAGGACTACATCAAGCGGGTCATCGGCATCGGTGGTGACCACGTCAAGTGCTGCGACTCCAAGGGGCGCATCACCGTCAACGGCACGCCCATCGACGAGGAGAGCTATCTCTACCCGGGCAACGTGCCCTCTGACAAGTTCTTCGACATCACGGTGCCGCAGGGGCGGCTGTGGGTCATGGGCGACCATCGCTCGGTCTCGCTCGACTCGCGTTCACACACCGGCGACCCGGGCGGCGGTTCCATTCCCGAAGGCCAGGTCATCGGGCGGGCGTTCGTGATCGTCTGGCCGTTCGACCGGGCGAGCGTGATCGACATCCCGGCCACGTTCGCGCAGCCCGCGCTCCAGGCGCTCGGCGGGTCCGTCCCGATGCTCGCCGGGTTCGGGCTGGCCGTACCCTTGGTCCTGGTTCGTCGGCGCTGGCTACGGAGGAGGCGTTGA
- the lepB gene encoding signal peptidase I — protein sequence MAVTKKAEGVGKEKKKGSFRETVLLLVLGVGIALLLQAFVIGSFYIPSVSMENTLLVNDRVFVNKLAGKPERGDIVVFKGWNGEDTIKRVIGIGGDKVVCDSKKRITVNGTPLDETSYLYPGDFPCDNKLNVTVPAGKLWLMGDHRSASADSRSHMREPGKGFISEEAVIGKAVVRYWPLNRGYLFSRPETFDKVK from the coding sequence ATGGCCGTCACCAAGAAGGCGGAGGGCGTGGGGAAAGAGAAGAAGAAGGGCAGCTTCCGTGAGACGGTGCTGCTCCTGGTCCTGGGCGTCGGCATCGCGCTGTTGCTGCAGGCGTTCGTGATCGGCTCGTTCTACATCCCGTCCGTGTCGATGGAGAACACCCTGCTGGTCAACGACCGCGTGTTCGTCAACAAGCTGGCGGGCAAGCCGGAGCGCGGCGACATCGTGGTGTTCAAGGGCTGGAACGGTGAGGACACCATCAAGCGCGTCATCGGCATCGGCGGCGACAAGGTGGTGTGCGACTCGAAGAAGCGCATCACCGTCAACGGCACGCCGCTGGACGAGACGTCCTACCTCTACCCCGGTGATTTCCCCTGCGATAACAAGCTCAACGTGACGGTGCCCGCTGGGAAACTGTGGCTGATGGGAGATCATCGCAGCGCCTCCGCCGACTCCCGGTCCCACATGAGGGAGCCCGGCAAGGGGTTCATCTCGGAAGAGGCGGTGATCGGCAAGGCGGTGGTGCGTTACTGGCCGCTCAACCGTGGCTATCTCTTCTCCCGGCCCGAGACTTTCGACAAGGTCAAGTAG
- a CDS encoding ribonuclease HII, translating to MTVAFRPRPSVVRRDSGLYAYERALARRGLTPIAGVDEAGRGACAGPLVVAAVILRREIDGLGDSKLLTPAVRESLYDKITRVAHVGVVIIPPGEIDAKGLHKCNVSGMRRAVAQLPCDPEYILTDGFPVPGLPAPSLAVWKGDQVAACVAAASIVAKVTRDRLMVALDERFPQYGFAEHKGYVTPGHRLALETHGPCPDHRYSFVTVAREMGENEMGAGVA from the coding sequence ATGACAGTTGCGTTCCGCCCTCGACCGAGCGTCGTCCGGCGCGATTCCGGTCTCTACGCCTATGAGCGGGCGCTGGCCCGCCGCGGCCTCACCCCGATCGCCGGTGTGGACGAGGCAGGCCGCGGCGCCTGCGCGGGCCCGCTCGTGGTCGCGGCCGTGATCCTGCGCAGGGAGATCGACGGCCTCGGCGACTCGAAACTGCTCACCCCGGCGGTGCGCGAAAGCCTCTACGACAAGATCACGCGTGTTGCCCATGTGGGTGTCGTGATCATCCCGCCGGGGGAGATCGACGCCAAAGGTCTTCACAAGTGCAACGTTTCAGGAATGCGGCGAGCTGTCGCACAGTTGCCCTGTGACCCGGAGTACATCCTGACGGACGGCTTCCCGGTGCCCGGGCTGCCCGCGCCGTCGCTCGCCGTGTGGAAGGGGGACCAGGTGGCCGCGTGCGTGGCGGCCGCGTCCATCGTGGCCAAGGTGACGAGGGACCGCCTGATGGTGGCGCTCGACGAACGTTTCCCGCAGTACGGCTTCGCCGAGCACAAGGGATACGTCACACCTGGGCATCGGCTGGCACTGGAAACGCACGGCCCATGTCCTGATCACCGTTACTCCTTCGTCACGGTGGCCAGGGAGATGGGTGAGAATGAAATGGGGGCCGGGGTTGCCTGA
- a CDS encoding DUF2469 domain-containing protein, with product MSAEDLEKYETEMELQLYREYRDVVGLFTYVVETERRFYLTNSVDLDVRTAENGDVFFDVKMQDAWVWDMYRPARFVKNVRVVTFKDVNVEELAKADLEMPKEGFSG from the coding sequence ATGAGCGCAGAGGATCTCGAAAAGTACGAAACCGAGATGGAGCTGCAGCTTTACCGCGAATACCGTGATGTCGTCGGTTTGTTCACATACGTCGTGGAGACGGAGCGACGCTTCTATCTGACCAACTCGGTCGACCTCGACGTCCGCACCGCGGAGAACGGCGACGTCTTCTTCGATGTGAAGATGCAGGACGCTTGGGTGTGGGACATGTATCGGCCGGCGCGGTTCGTGAAGAACGTGCGGGTGGTCACGTTTAAGGATGTCAACGTGGAGGAGCTGGCCAAGGCCGATCTGGAGATGCCGAAGGAGGGGTTCTCCGGGTAG
- a CDS encoding YraN family protein gives MAMKKDKDIELGKQGEQIAVIYLESKGMKIIERNWRCRYGEIDIIAEEGPNLVVVEVKTRSSRSHGTALESVSPAKLDRLRVLAAKWLATQSRTFDAVRVDVIALDKFAGDFALRHVRGAI, from the coding sequence ATGGCCATGAAGAAGGACAAGGACATCGAGCTCGGCAAGCAAGGCGAGCAGATAGCCGTGATCTACCTGGAGTCCAAGGGGATGAAGATCATCGAACGTAACTGGCGCTGCCGCTACGGCGAGATCGACATCATCGCCGAAGAAGGCCCCAACCTGGTCGTCGTTGAGGTAAAGACCCGATCGAGCAGATCCCACGGCACGGCCCTGGAGTCGGTGAGTCCCGCCAAGCTGGACAGGCTCCGGGTGCTCGCGGCCAAGTGGCTGGCCACGCAGTCTCGCACGTTCGACGCCGTGCGCGTGGACGTCATCGCCTTGGACAAGTTCGCGGGGGATTTCGCCCTTCGCCACGTACGGGGGGCGATCTAG
- a CDS encoding YifB family Mg chelatase-like AAA ATPase: MAVARTRSVALVGVTGRTVEVEADVGNGLAGIHLIGLPDTALSEARDRVRSAVVNSTYPWPDARIIVSLFPASLPKRGSQFDLAIAVAILGAAGVVPAERVAEPFFLGELGLDGRIRPVRGVLPSVLGAAKHGDAMVIVPSANSAEAALVPDVKVVPVATLRQLVEWLRNGDETPEPQVEEGAEPPSTTTDPAVDLADVVGQPVARRALEVCAAGGHNLWMLGPPGTGKTMLAERLPTLLPDLELDHALEVTAIHSVAGVLPPSAPMMNRPPFVSPHHTATAAAIIGGGSTIVRPGAVSLAHRGVLFMDEAPEFPRHVLDALRQPLESGRVTVSRSAGSVTFPARFMLVLAANPCPCAQAEDQGGTCKCSPTVRRRYLGRLSGPLLDRVDMKVTVARASRRELMADRQFAESSATVAERVLVARERAAKRLAGTPWRTNAEIPSSVLHSDFRPSPKAMKPMTSCLDSGTLTARGLDRAVRVSWTLADLADKECPQEEETTAALHFWLGVTS, from the coding sequence ATGGCCGTGGCCCGCACCCGGAGCGTCGCCCTCGTGGGCGTGACGGGCCGTACCGTCGAGGTCGAGGCCGACGTGGGCAACGGCCTGGCAGGCATCCACCTCATCGGTCTCCCGGACACGGCACTGAGCGAGGCCCGCGACCGGGTCAGATCGGCAGTGGTCAACAGCACATACCCATGGCCCGACGCCCGCATCATCGTCAGCCTCTTCCCGGCGAGCCTGCCCAAGCGCGGATCCCAGTTCGACCTGGCCATAGCTGTGGCGATCCTGGGTGCCGCCGGGGTGGTTCCCGCCGAGCGCGTGGCGGAGCCCTTCTTCCTGGGGGAGCTGGGCCTCGACGGCCGCATCAGACCTGTACGCGGGGTGCTGCCCTCCGTGCTAGGGGCGGCCAAGCATGGAGACGCCATGGTCATCGTGCCATCCGCCAACTCAGCGGAGGCGGCTCTGGTCCCCGATGTGAAGGTGGTCCCGGTGGCCACCCTGCGCCAACTCGTGGAATGGCTGCGAAACGGAGACGAGACCCCCGAACCGCAGGTCGAAGAAGGCGCCGAGCCGCCTTCCACCACCACGGACCCCGCAGTCGACCTGGCGGATGTCGTCGGTCAGCCGGTCGCCCGCCGAGCCCTCGAGGTGTGCGCGGCGGGCGGCCACAACCTGTGGATGCTGGGTCCGCCCGGCACGGGCAAGACCATGCTGGCGGAGCGCCTGCCGACTCTCCTGCCCGACCTGGAGCTCGACCATGCTCTGGAGGTCACGGCGATCCATTCGGTCGCCGGCGTCCTGCCGCCCAGCGCGCCCATGATGAACAGGCCGCCGTTCGTCAGCCCGCACCACACGGCGACCGCCGCCGCCATCATCGGAGGCGGCAGCACGATCGTGCGCCCCGGGGCGGTCTCGCTCGCGCACCGCGGTGTCTTGTTCATGGACGAAGCCCCTGAGTTCCCCCGCCACGTGCTTGACGCGCTGCGGCAGCCGCTGGAGTCGGGCCGTGTGACCGTTTCCAGATCGGCGGGCTCGGTGACGTTCCCGGCCAGATTCATGCTCGTCCTGGCCGCGAACCCCTGCCCGTGCGCCCAGGCGGAAGATCAGGGAGGAACCTGCAAGTGTTCTCCCACGGTCAGGCGCCGATACCTCGGCAGGCTCTCCGGCCCGCTGCTCGATCGTGTGGACATGAAGGTCACCGTGGCGCGGGCCTCCAGGCGCGAGCTCATGGCAGACCGCCAGTTCGCCGAATCCAGCGCGACGGTGGCCGAGCGCGTCCTCGTGGCTCGCGAACGAGCCGCCAAACGCCTGGCCGGCACCCCCTGGCGGACAAACGCCGAAATCCCCTCATCCGTTCTCCACAGCGATTTCCGCCCGTCCCCGAAGGCCATGAAGCCCATGACCTCCTGCCTCGACTCGGGCACCCTCACCGCCCGGGGCCTGGACCGCGCGGTCCGCGTGTCGTGGACCCTCGCCGATCTGGCCGACAAGGAATGCCCGCAGGAAGAGGAAACCACCGCCGCCCTCCACTTCTGGCTCGGAGTGACGTCGTAA
- the dprA gene encoding DNA-processing protein DprA has protein sequence MRAADVGDTIMGRLVARYGAEDVVEAIRARALPAEFLAQEAQQERPADLTARLNAWHARLAAANPAADLEAGEKSGARLIIPGSPEWPTQLDHLGASRPLGLWLHGTADLRFSCLTSVAVVGARSATAYGVHIAAEFGVGLSESGWTVVSGGAFGVDGAAHRGALVGDSPTVVVLACGVDVCYPSSHDTLFAAVRDQGVLVSECPPGVHPTRARFLIRNRLIAALSRGTVVVEAALRSGALNTAAHTLTLNRHLAAVPGPVTSRMSAGCHRLLRERKAVCVTSPEEMIDLVGVIGDDLAPQTRGPAVPRDKLNESTRRVLDAIPTRGGAGPASIAVAAGLGLDATLSALGGLAAAGYIERSPDGWRLRKQGATYRKAAGSTHLEPPQTAEDSDPTQEPPFPDEDGLAPL, from the coding sequence ATGCGGGCCGCCGACGTCGGTGACACGATCATGGGCCGTCTCGTGGCGAGGTATGGAGCCGAAGACGTGGTGGAGGCGATCCGTGCCCGCGCGCTTCCAGCAGAATTCCTGGCTCAGGAGGCCCAGCAGGAGCGTCCCGCTGACCTGACGGCACGCCTGAACGCCTGGCACGCCCGCCTTGCCGCCGCAAACCCTGCCGCCGACCTGGAAGCCGGCGAGAAGTCCGGTGCTCGCCTGATCATTCCCGGCAGCCCGGAATGGCCCACGCAACTGGATCACCTTGGTGCAAGTCGTCCGCTCGGGCTATGGCTGCACGGCACGGCGGACCTCCGCTTCTCCTGCCTGACGTCGGTGGCAGTGGTGGGCGCACGGTCCGCGACAGCGTACGGCGTGCACATCGCGGCCGAGTTCGGCGTCGGTCTCAGCGAGTCTGGTTGGACTGTCGTGTCGGGCGGCGCTTTCGGGGTGGACGGCGCGGCCCACCGAGGAGCGCTGGTAGGCGATTCCCCGACGGTCGTAGTGCTGGCCTGCGGTGTGGACGTCTGCTACCCAAGCAGCCACGACACCCTCTTCGCGGCCGTCAGAGACCAGGGCGTGCTGGTCAGTGAATGCCCGCCAGGAGTCCATCCGACCCGGGCACGCTTCCTCATCAGGAACCGCCTGATAGCGGCCCTGTCGAGAGGCACCGTAGTGGTCGAGGCCGCCCTGCGCAGCGGCGCGCTCAACACCGCCGCCCACACCCTGACACTCAACAGGCACCTGGCAGCCGTACCCGGCCCGGTCACCTCGCGCATGTCAGCCGGCTGCCACCGACTCCTCCGCGAACGCAAAGCGGTATGTGTCACCTCGCCAGAGGAGATGATCGACCTCGTCGGCGTAATAGGCGACGACCTGGCCCCGCAGACCCGAGGCCCAGCGGTCCCCAGGGACAAGCTCAACGAGTCAACGAGGAGGGTCCTGGACGCGATCCCCACCCGGGGCGGCGCCGGCCCGGCTTCCATAGCGGTCGCAGCAGGGCTCGGCCTGGACGCCACGCTAAGCGCACTCGGCGGCCTGGCCGCGGCGGGCTACATCGAGCGTTCCCCAGACGGCTGGCGTCTCCGCAAACAAGGCGCCACGTATCGGAAGGCCGCGGGATCCACCCACCTTGAGCCGCCACAGACGGCCGAGGACAGCGACCCAACCCAAGAACCACCTTTCCCGGACGAGGACGGCCTCGCCCCGCTATGA
- a CDS encoding tyrosine recombinase XerC produces MGRDEAVAEFGRYLRFERDVSPHTVRAYLGDVNSLLDHLNGPIEDLDVGVLRRWLADQHGVGKARATLARRAACARTFTAYCHRRGWLPTDPGLLLGSAKAPRSLPSVLDQEQAEAVLAEPATAEPKELRDQALLEMLYATGVRVSELCALDVDDVDRDRHVIRVLGKGRKERSVPFGLPALRALDRWCIYGRPLWVREGSGPALFLGVRGGRIDAGTVRRVVHARLAQVEGAQDMGPHGLRHTAATHLLEGGADLRSVQELLGHASLNSTQIYTHVSIERLRAAYRQAHPRA; encoded by the coding sequence GTGGGCAGGGACGAGGCGGTGGCCGAGTTCGGCCGGTACCTGCGGTTCGAGCGTGATGTTTCCCCGCACACCGTCCGGGCCTACCTGGGTGATGTCAACTCCCTGCTCGATCACTTGAACGGGCCGATTGAGGACTTGGACGTCGGGGTGCTCAGGAGGTGGCTGGCCGATCAGCATGGGGTAGGGAAGGCGCGGGCCACACTGGCGCGAAGGGCGGCCTGCGCTCGTACGTTCACTGCCTACTGCCATCGTCGGGGCTGGTTGCCGACCGACCCCGGGCTGCTGCTCGGAAGCGCCAAGGCGCCTCGCTCCCTGCCTTCCGTACTCGATCAGGAGCAGGCTGAGGCCGTCCTGGCCGAGCCTGCGACGGCGGAACCCAAGGAACTGCGGGATCAGGCCCTCCTCGAGATGTTGTACGCGACCGGCGTGCGCGTGAGTGAGTTGTGTGCGCTCGATGTCGACGACGTGGACCGGGACCGGCACGTCATCAGGGTGTTGGGCAAAGGTCGCAAGGAGCGGTCGGTGCCGTTCGGATTGCCCGCTCTACGGGCGTTGGACAGGTGGTGCATTTACGGTCGGCCGCTGTGGGTCCGGGAGGGGTCGGGGCCCGCGCTCTTCCTCGGGGTGCGTGGTGGTCGCATCGACGCGGGGACCGTTCGGCGGGTGGTGCACGCGCGGTTGGCGCAGGTCGAAGGCGCGCAGGACATGGGGCCGCATGGTTTGCGGCACACCGCGGCGACCCACCTATTGGAGGGCGGCGCTGATCTGCGCAGTGTTCAAGAGTTGCTCGGGCATGCGTCCTTGAACAGCACGCAGATCTACACACACGTCTCGATCGAGCGCCTGCGGGCCGCGTACAGGCAAGCTCATCCCCGGGCATGA
- a CDS encoding M23 family metallopeptidase, with the protein MLAIVLATAVLTLTAPPARASPPTWRWPLDGNPRILRRFSPPPEPWLAGHRGIDLAAPTATPVLAAGGGTVRFAGPVAGKGVVTIDHEGGLRTTYLPVAASVKRGQSVTPGTELGVIEPSGGHCPESCLHWGLLRESRYLNPLILLGRAPIRLLPFWPPRLPTATTPRHAAWSEPRTPTTSTKPVAFTPPRRSPATATPPSPLNAYPLSSSTSAGPLPAIALGSALLGTTFLIAALHRRRRRQRSAPARDHGPRRGQHRKGRHSRRHAR; encoded by the coding sequence TTGCTGGCCATCGTCCTCGCCACCGCGGTCCTCACCCTCACCGCTCCCCCAGCAAGAGCCTCACCTCCCACCTGGCGCTGGCCCTTGGACGGAAACCCCCGCATCCTCCGCCGGTTCTCCCCACCCCCCGAGCCTTGGCTCGCCGGACACCGCGGCATAGACCTGGCCGCCCCCACCGCCACCCCGGTCCTGGCAGCAGGCGGAGGCACAGTTCGCTTCGCCGGCCCCGTGGCGGGAAAAGGCGTGGTCACCATCGACCACGAAGGCGGCCTGCGCACGACGTACCTCCCGGTCGCAGCTTCGGTGAAACGGGGCCAATCCGTCACCCCAGGAACCGAACTCGGCGTGATCGAACCCTCAGGAGGCCACTGCCCCGAGTCGTGCCTCCACTGGGGCCTCCTCCGCGAATCCCGCTACCTGAACCCCCTGATCCTGCTGGGCCGCGCCCCCATCCGCCTCCTCCCTTTCTGGCCCCCTCGCCTCCCAACGGCGACTACACCCCGGCACGCAGCATGGTCCGAACCAAGAACACCGACCACATCAACCAAACCCGTCGCCTTCACGCCACCACGCCGATCACCAGCTACCGCCACACCACCCAGCCCTCTGAACGCCTACCCCCTGAGCAGTTCAACCTCGGCCGGCCCGCTACCCGCCATCGCCCTAGGCAGCGCGCTACTAGGGACGACCTTCCTGATCGCCGCCCTACACCGACGCCGCCGCCGGCAACGCAGTGCCCCAGCACGTGATCACGGCCCGAGAAGGGGCCAACACCGCAAAGGCCGCCACAGCCGCCGCCACGCCAGATGA
- a CDS encoding alpha/beta fold hydrolase: protein MTHRTSLTALALALAGLAAHPSAAGATATVAASASATANPSSSSGVSSVQWKSCPAYSDEVIRSLGVAEDKVAAFRSLMKRLECGTVSVPLNHRDPSGRKIDIAVTRLAATDEAHRLGAVAVLPGGPGNSGYLDPVLRAALRNEEMAGLNERYDIIGFDPRGVGNSAKVACTFSPAGPQEPGTLTKEAARKIYDAQVAANQKCGRSDPAFLGQLTTENVAKDLDLVRTALGESKLNLLGFSWGTYLGMVYRSLFPGHTRQAFLDSVAPPWTRIDEHAKDSAEAAERNFGRMAAWLARRDGTYGLGATARTVREEVAKLVRAYDESPKTYTDLQRPIDGSAVADLARRNSTEWVRAGKALAELRTATGTTAPPAVKELLGAPMMGTPMPGAPETLNRTMNLAVACNEDNSRAGFDTAWRDYQQLVKRHPATGRSWGLPVMCPGWPLPVQQATLKRSSGSLVLAGHLHEFMSVYDWTLQTRRAIGGTVYTVADDVHVSTTRVPKCAADVVRYFETGQIGKGCEGSAIPS from the coding sequence ATGACGCACCGAACTTCACTGACGGCACTGGCCCTGGCGCTGGCGGGGTTGGCGGCGCATCCTTCCGCGGCGGGCGCCACAGCTACCGTCGCCGCGAGCGCGAGCGCCACCGCGAACCCCAGCTCGAGCTCCGGCGTGTCTTCCGTGCAGTGGAAATCCTGCCCGGCCTACTCCGATGAGGTGATCCGAAGCCTGGGCGTGGCGGAGGACAAGGTTGCGGCGTTCCGCTCCTTGATGAAACGCCTGGAGTGCGGCACGGTCAGCGTCCCGCTGAACCATCGCGACCCCAGCGGGCGGAAGATCGACATCGCGGTGACCCGGCTGGCCGCCACGGACGAGGCCCACCGGCTCGGCGCCGTTGCAGTCCTGCCGGGCGGGCCGGGCAACAGCGGATACCTGGACCCGGTCCTGCGGGCCGCGCTCAGGAACGAGGAGATGGCGGGGCTCAACGAGCGATACGACATCATCGGCTTCGACCCGCGCGGGGTCGGGAACAGCGCCAAGGTCGCCTGCACCTTCTCGCCAGCAGGCCCGCAGGAGCCCGGCACGCTGACCAAGGAGGCGGCCAGGAAGATATACGACGCCCAGGTCGCCGCCAACCAGAAGTGCGGACGCTCTGACCCCGCCTTCCTCGGACAGCTCACCACCGAGAACGTGGCCAAGGACCTGGACCTGGTACGGACCGCGCTGGGTGAGAGCAAACTCAACCTGCTCGGCTTCTCCTGGGGCACATATCTGGGCATGGTGTACCGCAGCCTGTTCCCCGGGCACACCAGACAGGCCTTCTTGGACAGCGTGGCGCCGCCGTGGACCCGTATTGACGAGCACGCCAAGGACAGCGCGGAGGCGGCCGAGCGCAACTTCGGGCGCATGGCCGCCTGGCTGGCCCGACGCGACGGGACCTACGGTCTCGGTGCCACCGCACGGACGGTGCGCGAGGAGGTGGCGAAGCTGGTCCGCGCGTACGACGAGAGCCCCAAGACCTACACCGACCTGCAGCGGCCCATCGACGGCTCGGCCGTCGCCGACCTGGCCAGGCGCAACTCGACCGAGTGGGTGCGCGCGGGCAAGGCGCTGGCCGAACTGCGGACGGCGACGGGCACCACCGCCCCGCCCGCCGTCAAGGAGCTGCTCGGCGCACCGATGATGGGGACGCCCATGCCCGGCGCGCCCGAAACACTGAACAGGACCATGAACTTGGCCGTCGCGTGCAACGAGGACAACAGCCGGGCCGGTTTCGACACCGCCTGGCGTGACTACCAGCAGCTCGTGAAGCGCCATCCGGCGACCGGCCGGTCCTGGGGACTGCCTGTCATGTGTCCCGGCTGGCCGCTGCCGGTGCAGCAGGCCACGTTGAAGCGGAGCAGCGGGTCACTGGTGCTGGCGGGGCACCTGCACGAGTTCATGTCCGTCTACGACTGGACGCTGCAGACACGGCGCGCCATCGGCGGCACCGTCTACACGGTCGCCGACGACGTGCACGTGTCGACCACCCGGGTGCCCAAGTGCGCCGCCGACGTGGTGCGGTACTTCGAGACGGGCCAGATCGGCAAAGGTTGCGAGGGCAGCGCAATCCCGAGCTGA